The Mycobacterium sp. EPa45 genomic interval GGACGCACCGAAAGGTTCCCGAATGCCCCGTTTCGCTCCCCTTCCCGACCGCAGGCCCGCCATCGTCGCCGGCGCCTCATCCGGTATCGGTGAGGCGACCGCCATTGAGCTCGCCGCACGCGGGTTCCCGGTCGCCCTCGGTGCACGCCGCGTCGAGAAACTCACCGACATCGTCGGCAAGATCAACGCCGACGGTGGTGAGGCCGTCGGATTCCACCTCGACGTCACCGACCCCAACTCGGTGAAATCCTTTGTCGCCCAGTCAACCGATGCACTGGGCGACATCGAGGTCCTGGTGGCCGGCGCCGGCGACACTTACTTCGGCAAGCTCGACGAGATCACCAGCGACGAATTCGAATCGCAGTTGCAGATCCACCTGGTCGGCGCTTTCCGATTGGCCAATGCGGTGCTGCCCGGGATGCTGCAACGCCAGCGCGGCGACCTGATCTTCGTGGGATCCGATGTCTCGCTGCGGCAGCGTCCGCACATGGGCGCCTACGGCGCGGCCAAGGCCGCGCTGGTCGCCATGGTGAACAACTTCCAGATGGAACTCGAAGGCACCGGCGTTCGCGCGTCGATCGTGCATCCCGGCCCGACCAAGACCTCGATGGGCTGGAGCCTGCCCGCCGAGAAAATCGGCCCCGCACTGGAGGATTGGGCTAAGTGGGGACAGGCCCGCCACGACTACTTCCTGCGCGCAGCAGATCTCGCGCGGGCCATCACGTTCGTCGCGGAGACGCCACGCGGCGGGTTCATCGCCAACATGGAGCTTCAGCCCGAAGCTCCGCTGGCCGACAACAAGGACCGCCAGAAACTTGCCCTGGGCGAGGAAGGAATGCCATCGTGACCAACCCATCAGCCACCAAAGAGGTACCGCGCGTTTCGGGTGGCGAAGAGGAACACGGCCACCTCGAGGAGTTCCGCACCGACCCGATCGGCCTGATGAAGCGCATCCGCGAGGAGTGCGGCGACCTCGGCTGGTTCCAGCTTGCCGACAAGCAGGTGATCCTGCTTACCGGCTCCGAGGCAAACGAGTTCTTCTTCCGGTCCAGCGACAGCGACCTGAATCAGGCCGAGGCGTACCCGTTCATGACACCGATCTTCGGCGAGGGCGTCGTGTTCGACGCCGATCCGGAGCGCCGCGCGGAGATGCTGCACAACACTGCGCTGCGTGGCGAGCAGATGAAGGGCCACGCCACCACGATCGAGAACGAAGTGCGCCGGATGATCGAGAATTGGGGCGAGGAAGGCGAAATCGATCTGCTGGAGTTCTTCGCCGAGCTCACCATCTACACCTCCACGGCCTGCCTGATCGGGGTGAAGTTCCGCAACCAGCTCGACTCCCGGTTCGCGAACTACTACCACCTTCTCGAGCGTGGCACCGACCCGCTCTGCTACGTCGACCCCTACCTGCCGATCGAGAGCTTCCGCATCCGCGACGAAGCCCGTGCCGGCCTGGTCGAACTGGTGCAGGAAGTGATGAATGGCCGGATCGCCAACCCGCCCAAGGACAAGAGCGACCGCGACATGCTCGACGTCCTGGTGTCGATCAAGGACGACGAGGGCAATCCGCGGTTCACGGCCAACGAGATCACCGGCATGTTCATCTCGCTGATGTTCGCCGGGCACCACACCAGCTCGGGAACCTCGTCGTGGACCCTGATCGAACTGCTGCGCCACCCTGACTTCTACGCCAAGGTTCAGCAGGAGCTCGACGAGCTCTACTCCGACGGCCAAGAGGTGAGTTTCCATGCGCTGCGCCAGATCCCGAATCTGGACAACGCGCTCAAGGAGACCCTGCGGTTGCATCCGCCGCTGATCATCCTGATGCGGGTCGCCCAGGACGAGTTCGAGGTGGAGGGTTACCCGATCCACAAGGGCCAGATGGTCGCCGCCTCACCGGCGATCTCCAACCGCATCCCGGAGGACTTCCCCGATCCGGACGCCTTCTACCCCGATCGGTATGAGAAGCCCCGGCAGGAGGACATCGTCAACCGCTGGACCTGGATTCCGTTCGGTGCGGGCAAGCACCGGTGCGTGGGTGCGGCGTTCGCGCAGATGCAGATAAAGGCGATCTTCTCGGTTCTGTTGCGCGAGTACGAGTTCGAGATGGCGCAACCGCCGGAGTCCTACCGTAACGACCATTCCAAGATGGTGGTCCAGCTGGCCCGGCCGGCGAAGGTCCGCTACCGCAAGCGCGTCAAGGCTTGATCGAGGTGGGCTGCTACCGCGTGGTACTCGACGAGGACCTGTGCCAGGGGCACGCCATGTGCGAACTGGAGGCGCCCGACGTCTTCAAGGTGCCCAAGCGCGGCGTCGTCAAGATAGTCGATCCCGAGCCACCCGACGAGATGCGCGACGACGTCGAACGAGCCATCGAAATGTGTCCCACCCGAGCACTATCCATCGTAGAGAAA includes:
- a CDS encoding SDR family oxidoreductase — its product is MPRFAPLPDRRPAIVAGASSGIGEATAIELAARGFPVALGARRVEKLTDIVGKINADGGEAVGFHLDVTDPNSVKSFVAQSTDALGDIEVLVAGAGDTYFGKLDEITSDEFESQLQIHLVGAFRLANAVLPGMLQRQRGDLIFVGSDVSLRQRPHMGAYGAAKAALVAMVNNFQMELEGTGVRASIVHPGPTKTSMGWSLPAEKIGPALEDWAKWGQARHDYFLRAADLARAITFVAETPRGGFIANMELQPEAPLADNKDRQKLALGEEGMPS
- a CDS encoding cytochrome P450, with protein sequence MTNPSATKEVPRVSGGEEEHGHLEEFRTDPIGLMKRIREECGDLGWFQLADKQVILLTGSEANEFFFRSSDSDLNQAEAYPFMTPIFGEGVVFDADPERRAEMLHNTALRGEQMKGHATTIENEVRRMIENWGEEGEIDLLEFFAELTIYTSTACLIGVKFRNQLDSRFANYYHLLERGTDPLCYVDPYLPIESFRIRDEARAGLVELVQEVMNGRIANPPKDKSDRDMLDVLVSIKDDEGNPRFTANEITGMFISLMFAGHHTSSGTSSWTLIELLRHPDFYAKVQQELDELYSDGQEVSFHALRQIPNLDNALKETLRLHPPLIILMRVAQDEFEVEGYPIHKGQMVAASPAISNRIPEDFPDPDAFYPDRYEKPRQEDIVNRWTWIPFGAGKHRCVGAAFAQMQIKAIFSVLLREYEFEMAQPPESYRNDHSKMVVQLARPAKVRYRKRVKA
- a CDS encoding ferredoxin, with the protein product MGCYRVVLDEDLCQGHAMCELEAPDVFKVPKRGVVKIVDPEPPDEMRDDVERAIEMCPTRALSIVEKED